The genomic DNA TAAAGGGACAATTATGTTCAGAGGGATCGCTGCGGTTTTTCTTGGAGCTTGCAGCTTCGGTATACTTTCTACGTTCGTAAAACTAGCATATAAAGAAGGTTTTACCCTGGGTGATGTAACGGGCACCCAGGTATTTTTTGGATTGATTATTCTTTGGGGGATGGTGTTGTTGCGGCAGCTGCCCGGCAGCAAAAGCAGCAGCACCTCGTTCAGAGATAAGCTCAAATTAGTAGCCATGGGCACCAGCACCGGCCTGGTGAGCATCTTCTATTATAAATGTGTACAAACCGTACCTGCTTCCATTGCCATCCTGCTGCTGATGCAGTTTACCTGGATGAGCCTGGCCCTGGATGCGGTTATGAAACGTAAGCTTCCCACCTCCATCCAGCTTGCCACCGTGGTGCTGGTGCTGCTGGGCACCTGCCTGGCCGGGCGGTTATTTTCCGGCGAGCTCCCGGATTTTGACTGGCAGGGTATCGGGTATGGCTTGCTCGCTGCGCTTTGTTATACTTTCTTCCTGGCCATAAACGGGGCGGCCGGCAATGCCATGCACCCTACTACTAAAAGTGCCCTGCTCCTGACGGGTGCCTGCATCCTTGTCTTTAGCGTGTTTCCGCCGGAGTTCCTGGTAAACGGGGCGCTCTGGCATGGCTTGTTTAAATGGGGACTGGTGCTGGCAGTTTTCGGAACGGTCATTCCCCCGTTATTTTATGCCTATGGCATTCCGCGTGCTGGCCTAGGGCTGACCGCCATACTTAGTGCCGCAGAGCTGCCGGTTGCCGTGCTCATGTCGCGGGTGGTGCTGCACGAGGAGGTATTGCCGGTGCAATGGCTGGGCGTCGGGCTGATCCTGCTGGCTATTGCGCTCTCAAACCTGAATTCTATCCGGAAAAGCCGCCAAACGGCTTCGCTGGCTTAAGTATATAATTGCATTTACCTGAACCTAAGACGCCGTGCCTATGTAAATGATTTTTTCTTCAAACAACAACTGATTGATTTTTGTGGTTAGGTCGATGCGTCAGACGCACGTTGCCTAACCATTGTTTTTTAGAGGCCCCGATTGTTGCATTCTACCTTTTTGTCATGCTGCAAGTCACAGATCCCGCACAAGTTGCAGGAGCTCGTAGTAGCATGCAGCACAGGCTTCAGCTCTTTTCTACCGGATTTGTCTGAACGAAAATAAAGCAAAGGCTAAGTATAGATTACCCGGCTCGCAGAAGAAACAATAACGGGGGTTCAATTTCCTACCAGGGTAAACAATAAACCACCGGATTTAATGGTTAAAATAGAAGTATACCCCCTTGATCTAACGCGAGGGAAACTTGGCCTGCCACAAGTGTTGCCAGTGGAAGTATACCTTGACCACTAAGAATATCCCTGCTATGAAGAAAACCATGCTCTCCCTTTTCCTGTTCGCCTTGCTGCAGTTAAGCGGCACCCCCACACAGGCAACCAACCACCCCCACCCTGCCACGACCCGCATACCGGGCCAGCCTCCCGTTAAAGATGCTGCCGGAACCTATAGCGGCACGGTACCCTGCGGGGACTGTGCAGGTATCCGGATGGAGCTTACGTTAAATGAGGGCAAAGACGGGAAAAGCAAAACCTATATCCTGAAACAAACCTACCTCGGCAAGCCCACCGGCACCACCACCCTTGAAAGCCGGGGCAAGTGGTTTGCCGCCACCGGCAACAGCCAGAATGCCAAAGCAGTAATTTACCAGCTCATTCCGGATAAAAAATACGAGCCGCTTTACTTCAAGCGCATCAGCGGTAAAGCCATTAAGATGCTGGACCGCGAACAGAACGAGATCAAATCGAAGGCTAATTATACTTTACTAAAGAAACCCTGACCCGGATAACATGCCATTTTAAGAACGGGATTTCCTTTAAAGCCCTTTTTACCGTATTTTGCAGCTGCAAACTTCTTAATCCTGTTACATGGCACGTTATCTTACCGGCATACAAAGCACCGGCCGCCCGCACCTTGGCAACCTGCTGGGCGCTATTATTCCGGCCATTGAATTTTCCAAAAGTTCGGAACATCAGTCCTTATACTTCATCGCCGACTTGCACTCGCTCACGACTATCCGCGAGCCGGAGGTGCTGCGGCACAATACCTACTCGATAGCGGCCTCTTGGCTGGCATTT from Pontibacter liquoris includes the following:
- a CDS encoding EamA family transporter, whose translation is MFRGIAAVFLGACSFGILSTFVKLAYKEGFTLGDVTGTQVFFGLIILWGMVLLRQLPGSKSSSTSFRDKLKLVAMGTSTGLVSIFYYKCVQTVPASIAILLLMQFTWMSLALDAVMKRKLPTSIQLATVVLVLLGTCLAGRLFSGELPDFDWQGIGYGLLAALCYTFFLAINGAAGNAMHPTTKSALLLTGACILVFSVFPPEFLVNGALWHGLFKWGLVLAVFGTVIPPLFYAYGIPRAGLGLTAILSAAELPVAVLMSRVVLHEEVLPVQWLGVGLILLAIALSNLNSIRKSRQTASLA
- a CDS encoding copper resistance protein NlpE → MKKTMLSLFLFALLQLSGTPTQATNHPHPATTRIPGQPPVKDAAGTYSGTVPCGDCAGIRMELTLNEGKDGKSKTYILKQTYLGKPTGTTTLESRGKWFAATGNSQNAKAVIYQLIPDKKYEPLYFKRISGKAIKMLDREQNEIKSKANYTLLKKP